The following nucleotide sequence is from Phacochoerus africanus isolate WHEZ1 chromosome 6, ROS_Pafr_v1, whole genome shotgun sequence.
CATAAGTCTCCTGGTTCCGGGTGCTTAGGCCCTGGAGGTAGAGGTCACGATAGTCAGGAATTTGGGCCCATCACAGGTCCTCCTATCCACCCCCACAGGCCCTACCCCTGCCAGAGGTCACTCAAAAGGCCACCATCTTCTGCTGACTTCCAGGGACTAGAGGTGGGGGGATGAGGAGACAAGTTCACTTACCGTGTAAATGCCGTCTGATTTCTGCAGAGACAGAAATGGCAAGGTATTAGAGACCCACACCTCCTCCAGGGCCCCTCAGCATCTTCTTCCCCATGCAGGGAGGTATCTGGCCAGGAGTGGCTAGCCCCCTTGGGCTAGAGGGCACTCACATGGATACTCTGGAGCATGGATGCACATTTGCTCACATGGCCACAAACACTTGTATACACACAACATACAACTCGCTCACATATTCACTGTCACTCTTCACTAGACTCTGCCTCGTCACCTGCTGAATGTTTTACTTGTGACTTGGCTAGGTGGCAGAGTGGATAGGATGAGGTAGGAGGGGGATTCTGAAGCTTATACAGGCCAGCACCAGAGTCACATGCCCGCCCACACCAGACCCCCCCAGATGGCTCAGACTTCAAGGCTAAAGTTCCAGAAGGGCTCAGAGTCTGAAAAATTGACACCCAGTTGAGGAAGGGTCCATACCTCATAGCTGTCTATAGCTGCCTTTCGCACCTGGAGCTGGAGTAGGGAAAGGTCATTAGCAAAGATGAGGTTAGTGGTccatccaccctccctcccaaCTTTGTAGGGGAAACCTGTTATTTCCTCTCCTTGAGGCCATGCTGCCACCACCTTCCCACTTCTCCTTTCAGccctcaccccaccctgccccaacCTTACCTTGAGTCGACAGTAGAGGAGGGTGAGGACAATGCCATATAGAAAGAGGATCGCATCCAGGATATAGCAGAGCTGAGGTTCTCCCAGGGCCGCTGAGGGGATAGAGGGTACTCATGGGGTCAGGGGCAGCAGGGAAGATCTGGTGCttagaggagagaaggaaagggctCTCGGAGGTAGGACGGGACCTGGAGGGGAACCCTCCACGGGAAGAAACTTCATCTTCCTCTCTGGAGTCCTATTTCTGTCACTTCTCCCTCAGCCTAAGATAGTAGGGGTAGGACAGGACATATGAAGGGTTCTGTTGGAATGG
It contains:
- the FCER1G gene encoding high affinity immunoglobulin epsilon receptor subunit gamma: MIPAVVLLLLLLVEQAAALGEPQLCYILDAILFLYGIVLTLLYCRLKLQVRKAAIDSYEKSDGIYTGLSTRNQETYETLKHEKPPQ